CTTTTAAATAAATTATCTATCATCTCAAATATACCACTCGCAACTCAAGTCTGTGTATTACACCACGTTTATAGTAACGGAAAGTTCCGAATATTCCTTGGTTCCCGTTTCAACTTATCATAGCTATAAATAAAGGTATCGTCGCTTGTAGCCGCCTTATTCCATAGTTGTTGGGAAATATTGATATTGAACTATTTCTTATTCCTCTCAACAACATTTTTGAAAACTTCGGTGGATTGTAGTGAACATATGCAACTCGTCCGACTAGGTTCATTGTGTAAATGAATATCATGATGCGAGCTAGCATGTTGTTTAAAAATGTAAAGTCTATTATTCGATAATTTAGGAAGACCCATAAAAAACACAAATGTAACAACTATCTACTTAAAAGATAGGAAAATTCTTTCATAACCCTATCAAGCCCATATCAATCCCTTTTCGAAAGGCTTTTGATTTGGGTTTGAATGGGTTATGAAAGGGTTTTATAAGGGAATTGAGTTGACCAACCGTAGGCAAATGCTAGACGTCGCTATCGATAGCACTTAAAAAGAATGCAAACGTTTTAAAAGAATTATGCCGCTGAAAGCTTTCACATATGCGACATAAATCCTACGAAAAAAAGAGCCCATGTTAATTAACATGAACTCTTTTCATTGGCCTCACACCGTTATTTTATTATATCTAATTTAGGCCTCATCTGGCGGTGCCCAGTATGTGCAATAGCCTTCTGCAAAAACGGGACCTGTAAACAACATACATCCTCCACACTGCTGCCCGTCTTTTGGCGCGATATACAGCTTACAATTATCACATTGATGTTCCGGATTAGGAGTTTGTTTGACATAGCCCAGCTGCTCTCTTTTTCTCAAGTTTACCTCATCCACGCCTGAATAATCGTCGCATGAACTCACTGCATTCCCCTGTGATTTAGCATCAGCAGTCTGTTCAGTCTGTTTCCCTGAATTATTACATCCCGTCATCAAGTATGCCGTTCCTAGTATTAGAGCCAATGAAGAAGAAACGGTGCTTTTAATAAAATCTCTTCTCTTCATCTTCGTGTTATTCTTCATAGTTATGATTTAAGTAGTTCAGATAATTTAGTTTTGACATCTTGATTTGCGGTAGATTCCATTATCGACTGCAGGGTTGTTTTTACTGCTTGGTTTTTCACCCCGTCTTTGCTTGCTTTCTCGATACCTTCTATCGCTCCTAACAACCACTTACTTTCATTTTTACCTTTGGAAATGGCTTCCACATCCTTCGCGAATTTATCGACAGATTGATCTCTTTTTGTTAAGATAAAAGCCAAGTCTTTAATAAATTGAGCCTTATCATCATTGTACGCATCAAAGAAAGCTGTTTTATTCAGCGAATTGAATAGCTCATAGGATGAGCCTACATTCGAACTTAACACTGCCATTCTAAACCATGGATCAGCACTATTTTTTTCGAGGATATTAGTCAAAAGATTAATGGTATTTGCATCATTGAACTGTCCTAAACTCAGGGTAGCTTGAAAAACAACTCGTGGAGCTTGATCATTTATAAGAGCGGCTAGAGCCTCTCTAGTTTCAGGATATCGCTCTGATAAGATGGCACCGTGCTCTCGAACGCCCTCATGACTATCTGCCAACGCCTTTTTAACCAATTCACTATTCAGTGCTCCAAGACCTTCTAAAGTATAAAGCGCATGCAACCTGTACCGTGGATCATTGCTGTTATTAAACAAATCAACGACAGCAGGAACCACACTTTTATCCTGACTTTCGATCAACTTACGTTGAGCCTGCAATCGCCACCATTGGCTTTCATGCGCTAGCAATTTCACATAATCAGCCGTTGTCTTATTCTCTTTCGACGTTATACTACGGTTCAGATTCTTTTTCTTTTTAGGAACGATCCTATAGATTCTTCCCATGTCCATACCTTGCTTGTAATCCATTTCGGCAACCAAGTCTTCAGGAATAGACATCGGCGTTTCTATATGCTGGCGATACATATCAACCATATATAAATTACCATCAGGCGACACAGCGAAACTTGTGGGTCTGAACCAAGAATCCGTAGAGGTGATAAATTCACTCTCTTTTTCTTCGGCAGCGCGCGATGCAACGTATTTTGGACTGGTTTTGTGCGGTACAATAACATCTCGGTGAACTAAATTTCCTGCCACTTCTCCGGTAAAGATATTACCATAAAAGCCTTCTGGGAATGCATCTCCTCCATAAACTGTACCTCCCGAAGCACCAGTAAAGTGGCCTTCAGCATGCTCCACCTGCCCTTTCCCTTGTTCATCATATGCCTCTTGGCGTCTTCGACTACGTTCAGCTCGCCAATACGGAGCTGGCGTAACCTGATACATTCGCAATTCATGATCGGAAATATTCTCAACACCTTTTTTAGAAGGTAGGAATTCATGTCTATGCATGTATCGCCCTGGCATAACGGCTTGTTGGATATGTAATGTATTTTGTGTCATAAAGCGATGTCCCCAATCGTTCAATGTCTGTCCGAATTGTGCTGGGGCGGTTTCTCTTTCAAAAAGTTGCTTATCTAAACGGAAGCGGAAATCGGAGCCGCCGACGGACAACGCAGGTGCATCAGCTTGGCGTGTGGATGTAATTTCCCCCGCTTGACCATGATTCGATGCATATATCCAGTTATCAATTGCGTATGTCAAATTGGTAATTTGTGCTTCAGAGTTATTCGTGAAGAAACCGGTGTAGAGCACCTCCTTATGATCGGACTTGCCGTCACCATCTGTATCTTCCAAATAGAAAATATCAGGTGCTGCAGTCACTAAAAGACCATTCTTCCATGCCATTACGCTTGTCATCTCTGAAATGCCTTCGACAAAAACGATAGACTCGTCAACCACCCCGTCGTTATCATTATCTTTCAAATAAACGATTCTGCCATTGCCCTTGCCCGGTGGATTGGGTTCCATGTCTGAAAAAGGATAATCCGCCATTTCGACCACATAAGCATTCCCCTTCTCATCAAAGGTCATCGCTATAGGATCCTTTACGAAAGGCTCGGTTGCATATATTTGTACTTCAAAATCTGGATGCACTTTCATTGCTTTTATGGACTCCTCTGGAGTCTTAGGCCCCGGATATTTGGGTTGATTGCAGGACCATAACCCAAATAATACGGTTGTTGCAACGAAGGCATGACAGCCAACTACCTGAAACTTGCTATTGATTTTCTTCATTGTTTTTCAAAAAATTAGATTTATTGTTTTCGTTAGCTTATTCTATGATTATCGTATTTTCTTGATCAAGGAGTCAATCGCGGTAAGTATCCGACCTTCGATTCCTGGCGCCCATTTACTGGGCAAGCCGTAGGCTCTCTGAGAAGTATCCCCTTCATAGCCTCCTTCCTCCAGTACTTGTTCAGTAGGAATATATCCCATCACATCATTGCTATACGCCATGACGAAAATATCCTCACCATATTTCTCTTTCAATTTGACCGCATAACCGATCGTCACCTCCCCTCCCAAGCTGATTAGCTTTTGTCCGGCGAAGTCCCATACCTGAATCGGATAATTAGTGTAGCTTCCTAGAATTGATTTTCCGCTCTTATATTGGTCAATCAAATTAGAGCTCCATTCATAAATATAACCCGAACCGGCTTCTTTCTGGATTTTCTCCAATTCTCCCAGTGTCGGTGGACTAGTCAAGGGTAAATCTATATTTGCGGATGCTGATTCAAATTTAGGCGCCAATTCGGTCATATCTTCCTCAATAACGCGTTCGACAGAAGCAGCTAAAGATTTACCGTATTGCTTGGCAAGTGCTAGCGTGCGTCTAGGCAATGGATTTTGATCTCCGCCTGCACCTTGAAAAAACAATGCCTTTGCCCCAGGATATAACTTTTCTAATTCCGCCTGAGCGAAGCCTGCATAATCTCCTGACCATTGATACCCTGATAGCACCGTAGGATGGCAGGCATATCCAAAAATAATAGCCTTCAGTTTTCCCGAAGCCGTCTCGATCTTAAATACTGGGACGGAGAAATCATTAGGACCTTTTAGTTCTTTTAAACTGGCTATGTCTTTCTCTTGATTTGACCTACGGTTTACTTGAACTCTAGAAACACCATTTTTAGCGAAAAGTTTAACAGGCTCCAGGTCCTGAAGCGCTTGTTTGCTTAATTGAATTAACGTTTTCCTTAGCCATTTTCCATATTCAACGATGACCATTTTATTTGAATCATCTAAGGGATAAATACCAGTTAAAACGTGATCGAGTACGGGACCAGAGTGCGTATGGGAGCAGTTGATTATTATGTTTTCGATGGGCGCGCCTGTTTCCTTACTGATGGCTTGGCGAACTTCGCTGCTAAAACTACTGCCGATTCCAACGACTTCAAGGGTTAAAAGTAAGGATCTATTTCCTTGCGCATCTTCAAAGAGAATACATTTTGCCCACAAAGGATGTATACTTCCTTCAGAAGGTTTTGTGCGGCTGGCATAACCAGCCAACCACATCGGCTTTTCGGGTGTGATATTGGCAGTCGCCAACCCTACCTTCCAACTTTTCCCTTTTAGATCCTGTGCATACGCAATGGATATAACTATATTCAATATCATGAAGGAAATGCTAATTGCTTGTACGATTGTTCTCTTCATTATTTTTTAGTTTTTAATGTTCATATCGGCTCTAGCCTCCTTTAACATTTGATTGGCGGTTTCTACGAGTTCCAATCCTGCAACATGGGACCCCGAAGTTCCCTCTTCCACCTCGTATCCCCCATGAGGCTCTTCATCCGGCAAACAGACGTAGTGGACGCCATTGCCATTTGAATAGCCCAAGACAAGCGTTTGAGGAAAAGGTGAATTCTTCCTTATCTCATCTGCAAGAGAAGTCAAAGGTTCACCAGGCAATGCGACTATGGCCAACGGCCCCATTGTTATTACCTGAACTTCCGCTTCGATGGCTTCTAAGCCGGTTCTGCTTTTTCCTCGGTCGGAAGTTGGAAGACTGACTTTCCGTTGATATGTTTGAAGTGGCGAAATAGAGATCTTTGCACTATAATTAAAGGCTAAAGCCGCCAGATCAACGAGCCCAGTTGCCATCTGTTTTACCGCATCGGGACCACGACGCCATGGGTTGATATCGCCAGCAGCGCCCTGTAGAAAGATGGATTCTCCACCTAATTTTTTGTTCATGCTGGAAGCAGCAGCATTTGGCCAATCCCCCG
The DNA window shown above is from Sphingobacterium hotanense and carries:
- a CDS encoding high-potential iron-sulfur protein, whose protein sequence is MKNNTKMKRRDFIKSTVSSSLALILGTAYLMTGCNNSGKQTEQTADAKSQGNAVSSCDDYSGVDEVNLRKREQLGYVKQTPNPEHQCDNCKLYIAPKDGQQCGGCMLFTGPVFAEGYCTYWAPPDEA
- a CDS encoding PVC-type heme-binding CxxCH protein; its protein translation is MKKINSKFQVVGCHAFVATTVLFGLWSCNQPKYPGPKTPEESIKAMKVHPDFEVQIYATEPFVKDPIAMTFDEKGNAYVVEMADYPFSDMEPNPPGKGNGRIVYLKDNDNDGVVDESIVFVEGISEMTSVMAWKNGLLVTAAPDIFYLEDTDGDGKSDHKEVLYTGFFTNNSEAQITNLTYAIDNWIYASNHGQAGEITSTRQADAPALSVGGSDFRFRLDKQLFERETAPAQFGQTLNDWGHRFMTQNTLHIQQAVMPGRYMHRHEFLPSKKGVENISDHELRMYQVTPAPYWRAERSRRRQEAYDEQGKGQVEHAEGHFTGASGGTVYGGDAFPEGFYGNIFTGEVAGNLVHRDVIVPHKTSPKYVASRAAEEKESEFITSTDSWFRPTSFAVSPDGNLYMVDMYRQHIETPMSIPEDLVAEMDYKQGMDMGRIYRIVPKKKKNLNRSITSKENKTTADYVKLLAHESQWWRLQAQRKLIESQDKSVVPAVVDLFNNSNDPRYRLHALYTLEGLGALNSELVKKALADSHEGVREHGAILSERYPETREALAALINDQAPRVVFQATLSLGQFNDANTINLLTNILEKNSADPWFRMAVLSSNVGSSYELFNSLNKTAFFDAYNDDKAQFIKDLAFILTKRDQSVDKFAKDVEAISKGKNESKWLLGAIEGIEKASKDGVKNQAVKTTLQSIMESTANQDVKTKLSELLKS
- a CDS encoding neutral/alkaline non-lysosomal ceramidase N-terminal domain-containing protein, producing the protein MKRTIVQAISISFMILNIVISIAYAQDLKGKSWKVGLATANITPEKPMWLAGYASRTKPSEGSIHPLWAKCILFEDAQGNRSLLLTLEVVGIGSSFSSEVRQAISKETGAPIENIIINCSHTHSGPVLDHVLTGIYPLDDSNKMVIVEYGKWLRKTLIQLSKQALQDLEPVKLFAKNGVSRVQVNRRSNQEKDIASLKELKGPNDFSVPVFKIETASGKLKAIIFGYACHPTVLSGYQWSGDYAGFAQAELEKLYPGAKALFFQGAGGDQNPLPRRTLALAKQYGKSLAASVERVIEEDMTELAPKFESASANIDLPLTSPPTLGELEKIQKEAGSGYIYEWSSNLIDQYKSGKSILGSYTNYPIQVWDFAGQKLISLGGEVTIGYAVKLKEKYGEDIFVMAYSNDVMGYIPTEQVLEEGGYEGDTSQRAYGLPSKWAPGIEGRILTAIDSLIKKIR